A stretch of DNA from Natrinema salaciae:
CCGAGACCGTCCATCAGTTCGCCACCGGCGAAACCAACGACGATCACCTGTACATGCTTCGCGGCGCGGCCGCTTGTGCCGCGCTCGTCCGCGGCGAAGGCTCCTACAAGGCCGCCGCCGAACGGGCCGGCGGCGATGCCACCGTCTCGTTCATCCGCAAATGGGCCCGCGTCCACGATCTCCCGCGGTCGGTCCGCAAACAGGTCGCGATCGGACGAATCGCTCCGACCGCCGCCAAACACATCGCACGAGTCGGCGGCGAAGCCCGCCTCCTCCTCGCGTGGGCCATCCTCGACGGCGATCTCACCGTCCGCGACGTCCGCAGCGTTGCCAGCGCAATCAACGACGGCACCCCCATCGACCAGGCCCTCGCCGAACACGACGTCACTCTCGGCCGGCTCGAACTCACGCTCTCGCCGACCACGTATCGGGATCTCCGCCGACGTGCATCCATCGAAGGCGTCGATCCCGGCCAACTCGTCACCGAAGCGCTCGAACAGTACTTCGAATGAGATCGTACCCGCGCCGATGAGTCGCCGCCCACGGCAACCGAGAAAGAAACGTTTAACCGCTACTCACCGAAAGGAGAAAACGGAGGGCCGGTAGCTCAGTCTGGCAGAGCGTCTGGCTTTTAACCAGACGGTCGCGTGTTCAAATCGCGCCCGGCCCGCTTTTGCCACGAGCAAATTTGTGAGTGACAAAACGGTTA
This window harbors:
- a CDS encoding DUF7119 family protein, which codes for MTDNRPGDRSYRRGENGRSIPTDRESPVGAPVIRGDESVAGTRAREAVQFDPDDPESLADAAETVHQFATGETNDDHLYMLRGAAACAALVRGEGSYKAAAERAGGDATVSFIRKWARVHDLPRSVRKQVAIGRIAPTAAKHIARVGGEARLLLAWAILDGDLTVRDVRSVASAINDGTPIDQALAEHDVTLGRLELTLSPTTYRDLRRRASIEGVDPGQLVTEALEQYFE